Proteins co-encoded in one Carassius carassius chromosome 35, fCarCar2.1, whole genome shotgun sequence genomic window:
- the pan3 gene encoding PAN2-PAN3 deadenylation complex subunit PAN3, with the protein MNSGLPASAAPLGGVGIPGVKVKFCRYYAKDKTCFYGDECQFLHEDPSMASLSLHSGGTCAGGGRGSPVSLSLTGGAVTTAGYVLGNSAASGAPVNVPKKNDSLGQAGTAPEGHLLSIPGMEGGALNEASLTNSYFSSTFIGVNGFGGPAESKYSMMQRMTSSSSSPSLLNDGAKSFSHSGHDPLNSPTSSLFSDFGALSISQRRKAPNPTASEFVPKGAPRMASMSQTTVPAFSSPIFPHPGLSSSTVAALAPGMSLSAGSSPLHSPKITPHTSPAPRRRSHTPNPNPANYMVPTTASDQGGGAHVIQKETVGGTTYFYTDNTPAPLTGMVFPTYHMYPQTAPHVAYMQPKANAPSFFMADELRQELINRHLITMAQIDQSENPGVPSEVDSYHSLFPLEPLPPPNRLQKTSNFSYITSCYKAVNSKDDLPYCLRRIHGFRLVNTKCMMLVDMWKKIQHSNTVTLREVFTTKAFGDHSLVFSYDFHAGAETLFSRHFNDPAADSYFTKRKWGQHELPPPRQHAGLLPESLIWAYIVQLSSALRTIHTAGLACRVMDPSKILITGKTRLRVNCVGMFDVLTFDSSQTNHLALMPQYQQADLISLGKVVLALACNSLAGIKRENLQKAMELVSINYSSDLKNLILYLLSEQSRLRSVNDIMPMIGARFYTQLDASQMRNDVIEEDLAKEVQNGRLFRLLAKLGTINERPEFQKDPTWSETGDRYLLKLFRDHLFHQVTEAGTPWIDLSHIMSCLNKLDAGAPEKISLVSRDEKSVLVVTYSDLKRCFESTFQELLAATNGPL; encoded by the exons ATGAACAGTGGACTCCCAGCTTCAGCTGCTCCGCTCGGGGGTGTCGGAATACCCGGTGTGAAGGTGAAATTCTGCCGTTATTATGCTAAAGACAAGACTTGTTTTTACGGAGATGAATGTCAGTTTCTGCACGAGGACCCGTCCATGGCGAGCCTTTCTCTGCACAGTGGTGGTACATGTGCTGGCGGAGGAAGAGGAAGCCCCGTCTCTTTATCTCTCACCGGAGGAGCAGTGACAACGGCGGGATACGTGCTCGGAAATAGCGCGGCAAGCGGCGCCCCGGTAAACGTTCCCAAAAAGAACGATTCTCTCGGTCAAGCGGGAACAGCTCCAGAGGGACATCTGTTGTCCA tCCCTGGGATGGAGGGAGGTGCCCTGAATGAAGCAAGTCTGACCAACTCGTACTTCAGCAGTACCTTTATTGGGGTCAATGGGTTTGGAGGACCAGCTGAGTCCAAATATTCAATGATGCAG AGGATGACCAGCAGTAGCAGTTCTCCAAGTCTGCTGAATGATGGTGCCAAGAGCTTCAGCCACAGCGGACATG ATCCATTAAATTCCCCAACATCATCTCTCTTCAGTGATTTTGGTGCTTTGAGCATATCACAAAGGAGAAAG GCTCCTAACCCCACAGCTAGTGAGTTTGTCCCTAAAGGGGCTCCACGGATGGCCTCCATGTCTCAGACGACCGTGCCAGCATTCAGCTCCCCCATCTTCCCTCATCCTGGCTTGAGCAGCTCCACAGTGGCTGCTCTTGCACCTG GTATGTCGCTCTCTGCTGGGTCTTCTCCTCTTCACTCCCCCAAAATCACCCCTCACACGTCCCCAGCCCCGCGGCGGCGAAGTCACACGCCCAACCCCAATCCAGCCAATTACATGGTGCCCACCACTGCGTCTGACCAGGGAGGCGGAGCCCATGTGATTCAAAAGGAGACCGTGGGCGGGACTACCTACTTCTATACTGACAACACCCCTGCTCCCTTGACCGGAATG GTGTTCCCAACATATCACATGTATCCGCAAACGGCACCTCATGTGGCATACATGCAGCCAAAAGCCAATGCACCGTCCTTCTTTATGGCTGACGAACTCCGACAG GAGCTGATTAACAGGCATTTGATAACGATGGCACAGATAGATCAGTCTGAGAACCCTG GAGTGCCGTCTGAGGTCGACAGTTACCACAGCCTCTTTCCCCTGGAACCCCTTCCTCCACCAAACCGTCTTCAGAAAACCAGCAACTTCAGTTACATCACTTCCTGTTACAAGGCAGTCAACAGCAAAGATGACCTGCCTTACTGCCTCAGGAGAATACATG GCTTCAGGCTGGTCAACACCAAGTGTATGATGCTGGTAGACATGTGGAAGAAGATTCAGCACTCCAATACTGTGACCCTCAGAGAGGTCTTCACCACCAAAGCATTCGGAGACCACT CACTGGTATTTTCCTATGACTTCCATGCGGGGGCGGAGACCTTGTTCAGCAGGCACTTCAACGATCCGGCAGCAGATTCTTACTTCACAAAGAGAAAGTGGG GGCAGCATGAGCTCCCTCCTCCACGGCAGCATGCGGGCCTGTTACCAGAGTCGCTAATTTGGGCCTACATTGTCCAGTTGAGCTCAGCACTGCGCACCATTCACACGGCTGGGCTGGCCTGCAGGGTCATGGACCCTAGTAAGATCCTCATCACTGGAAAGACACG GTTACGAGTCAATTGTGTAGGAATGTTTGATGTCTTAACATTTGACAGTAGTCAGACCAACCACCTGGCGCTGATGCCCCAGTACCAG CAAGCAGATCTCATCTCCCTGGGGAAGGTGGTGTTGGCTCTGGCGTGTAACTCTCTAGCTGGCATTAAGAGAGAGAATTTACAGAAGGCCATGGAGCTGGTGTCAATCAACTACTCTTCTGACCTCAAGAACCTCATTCT GTACCTGCTTTCAGAACAAAGCCGTCTGCGCAGCGTCAATGACATTATGCCCATGATTGGAGCACGATTTTACACTCAACTTGATGCCTCACAGATGAGAAATGATGTCATTGAGGAGGACCTAGCCAag GAGGTTCAAAATGGGCGATTGTTTCGCCTACTGGCAAAACTGGGGACGATTAACGAGAGACcaga GTTCCAGAAGGACCCGACGTGGTCTGAGACTGGTGATCGTTACCTGCTGAAGCTCTTCAGAGATCACCTGTTCCACCAGGTGACTGAGGCAGGCACACCCTGGATCGACCTCAGCCACATCATGTCCTGTCTCAATAAG TTGGATGCTGGAGCACCGGAGAAGATCAGTCTGGTGTCACGGGATGAGAAGAGCGTGCTCGTGGTGACTTACTCAGACCTGAAGCGCTGCTTTGAGAGCACCTTCCAGGAACTGCTTGCTGCCACGAACGGCCCCCTGTAA